DNA sequence from the Leptospiraceae bacterium genome:
AGAAATTGTAGACAATGCACCTGTTTCAGGTCCTAATCATGATGACCAGATTACGGTTTTTCTACAAAACGACGATAACCCTCCACACGGAACTGTAGAAACTCCTCAAAATAAAGGTCTTGGACAGTATAAAGTTTCCAGCATTGAAAATAGCCAGACCAGTCCTACCCGTAATAAATTCAAAAGAGATGCTTACTTAAAACACCTGAGATATTTCGAGAGGCTTTTCAGTAAAATATATTTCTATAACGAACAATATGGAAATGATTCTGCTAAGAAGCACGGAAATTTCATGAAGACAAGCTTAAGCTATTAAAATATAAATTGAAGCCAGTAAAAAGATGAAGTTTGTAAGCGAACCATTGGTGTTGGTGGTTCGCTTGCTTTCCAGAAAGACTGTAATTTGCTGCTTACTGTCGGTGGCGGCTTATTCAGAGTTATAATTATCCGGGATAATAATGGGGACCTTATTCGCATCACTATCCAGCCACTTATTGGCTAAAACAGAACGCCTTGCCGGTTCAAACAAAGTGAGAAGGTAGGTCGTAATGGTTTGCCTTCCTTCTTCTTCAGCGTTTTTATCCATCTGTTTAAAAACTTCAATAATATCGGTATCCGGCCAGTTTACCAGCATTTCTACAGCTTTTGCGGGAGGCATACTGGAAACTTTTTGAGCGATAATTCTAATCTGTTCTTCACGGGTTTCGGATTCTTTTTCCTGCTCTTTCAGTCGTTTTTCTTTTACTCGAATATTATTTTTTAACTGTTCCAGCTCTTCTCTCTGGGCTTTTAGTTTACCTTTTTCCTGATCCAGTTCTTTACGAATAAGTTCGAGTTCTTCTCTCTCCTCTTTGAGCTTTTCTTCCTTCTTCTGGAATTCGATTTTTTCCATTTCAGTTGGAGATTCTTTATCCCACTGAACCACGGCAGGCTTTTTTGCCAGGATGGGGAAAATCTCATCAGCTTCAATAAACTGGTAATAATCAAATAAGAAAAAACCAATCACAAGTAAGAAGAAGATGAGGAGAACCAAATAAAATATTCTGGACTTTTCTGTCATATCAACCGGCTTCCTTTACTCTCACTCTTTTCTCAAAAGGAGGGTTTTGAATCGTTTTGTTTAACCTATAAATAATTTCCTGTAAATCGTTCACCTTATGGCTTAAATTAATTAAGCAATGGTTCAATTTGAGTTCTGATATCTCTTTTTCTCCCCAGGCCGGTAGAATGGAATAGTCTTCCGGCTTACCTGCGTTTTCGTTGACTTGATTTGATGAAGTCCTGGAGGATGTCATAGTTGGTTTTTTTGTTTTCTGAGAGAAGTTCCACCTCATCTTCCTCTTCGAGGAAAGAATCGATTGAACCAGTGCGCTTTTCTTTACCATCTTCAATTTCCTTAACATGTGACTTTTGAATAAATCCATTAATTTCTTCTTCTTCATATCGTTCGAGCTTTCGAAGTCTGTCGAGAAATTCTTCTTCTCTTTTCTTTTTGATAGTTTCGATGACTTCTTTATCTTTTTTGGCTTCTACTACCCTTGATCTGGCTTCCTGTAGATGATCCTGCTCTTCTTCTATATATCGTTTTAATTCGTCATTTTTTAAATACAGGCCCTTGATATAGTTTCCAAACATTCGAAAATATCTGAGATTTTCTCCGGTCACTACTTTTGATTCATAGGTTCGAATTTCACGATTAATGTTATTATTATTCGAATCAATTTCATTCTGGAGTTTATTAATTTTCCCGACTACCTGTGCGAGTTCTGATAATTCTTTCTCTACACGGGTTTCTCGTAGTTTTAGGACTGATTCCAGGTGAAATTTAAATTTCTTCATATACAGTATTAATAGTACTCTTCGGTTTCAATATTGCTCTGGAAAATATCTTTTAAACTGGCCAGGGTTTTTCCAAAAGAAGATTTCTCATCAAGATGTTGTTTTAGAAAATTATCAATCAATTCTTTTTTATCGATTGCCATATCCACTTTGGAATCAGAGCCTTTGACATAGGCATTGAGTCGAATGAGATCCTCGGCGGACTTGTAGGTAGAAATTAATTCTCGAATAAAGCCTGCATACATATTCTGTTCTTCCGAGACGATTTTAGGCATTACCCTCGAAATAGAACCCGGAACATCGACAGCCGGATAATGGTTTTTTTCTGCCAGAACCCTGGAAAGAACGATATGTCCATCAATAAACCCTCTGACCGCATCGGCTATCGGGTCATTCATTTCATCCGGTTCGGTCAGCACTGTATAAAACCCGGTAATGCTCCCTCCGTTTTTAGAGGTTCCGGAACGTTCAATTAAACGGGAAAGCTTGGTGAAGACACTGGCTGAATAACCTCTGGTGATGGCCGGTTCACCAAAAGAAACTGCTATTTCCCTGGCTGCCTGTGCAAAACGGGTGAGTGAGTCCATCATAAGGTTTACATGCAGACCTTTTTCTCGAAAATACTCAGCTGCACTGGTGGCAAGCATGGCACAGTTTATCTGTTGCATTTTAGAGGAATCGGAAGTGGCCACAAAAACAACGGTTTTTACCATGGACTCAAGCCCCAGCTCGTTCTCCAGGAATTCGTTTACTTCCCGACCCCTTTCTCCAACGAGGGCTATCACGTTAACATCTGCGTTTGTGTAACGGGCAATCATACCCAGGAGAGTTGACTTACCCACACCGGAACCGGAAAAAATACCGAGTCTTTGTCCCCTACCTACTGTTAAGAGTCCATCAATGGCTCGTACTCCCGTGATAACCTTTTCCTTGATAACCGGTCTATCCAGGGGGTTAGGGGGTTCAT
Encoded proteins:
- a CDS encoding flagellar protein FlbB, producing the protein MTEKSRIFYLVLLIFFLLVIGFFLFDYYQFIEADEIFPILAKKPAVVQWDKESPTEMEKIEFQKKEEKLKEEREELELIRKELDQEKGKLKAQREELEQLKNNIRVKEKRLKEQEKESETREEQIRIIAQKVSSMPPAKAVEMLVNWPDTDIIEVFKQMDKNAEEEGRQTITTYLLTLFEPARRSVLANKWLDSDANKVPIIIPDNYNSE
- a CDS encoding FliI/YscN family ATPase, which gives rise to MIEKKFNEKVDIISKYLMILNKTETIRKSGQVVEVVGNVIYSEGPPDSRVGEIMDVEKSEGRGYLQCQVVGFKAHRYALMPLGDLDGIFPSAFVFSSGRKLLLPVGNQLLGRVLDGNGKPIDGKGLILSETEVLPDNEPPNPLDRPVIKEKVITGVRAIDGLLTVGRGQRLGIFSGSGVGKSTLLGMIARYTNADVNVIALVGERGREVNEFLENELGLESMVKTVVFVATSDSSKMQQINCAMLATSAAEYFREKGLHVNLMMDSLTRFAQAAREIAVSFGEPAITRGYSASVFTKLSRLIERSGTSKNGGSITGFYTVLTEPDEMNDPIADAVRGFIDGHIVLSRVLAEKNHYPAVDVPGSISRVMPKIVSEEQNMYAGFIRELISTYKSAEDLIRLNAYVKGSDSKVDMAIDKKELIDNFLKQHLDEKSSFGKTLASLKDIFQSNIETEEYY